In the genome of Calothrix sp. PCC 6303, the window CCTCTTCTAAATCAGCACCAGTTAAATCAGCACCTTCTAGATTTGCACCTGCCAAGTTTGCACCTTTTAAATTGGCATTCCGTAAGTCAGCACCAATTAAATGAGCGCCTTTGAGGTTTGCACCTCGTAAATTACAAGCGTAACATTCTCTGGTTTCGAGTAAATGTTGAACATCACTTTTCATATCAGCTTGTGCTGAAATCGGAAGGGATAGAGTGATTGTACTGGCTATAGTTAAAGCTGTCAGAAATAATGATTTCATTTTATTTATCCCCACACTGTTTAGTTTATTATCTGTTAGTTTTGACTACAGCTTGGTTGGAATCAATTCCCGAAAAACTGAGATTATTTTCTAGATGAGAACTTCTACTTGTTCGTTTTAGAGATAGTGCGTGACGTTAAAAGGGCTGGGTGTGTATAGCCTGATGGCATTAAAGAAAAGCGACAGCGTAACGCACCGTTCATAAGGGTTTGAGGTTTAAAAAACTTGCATTCAGATTTATTGGAGCACAAAAAAACAGAAAAAATCAAGGTAAAACTGTTCCCTGTTAAGAGTTCCCCCTTCCCTGCCTCCACTAGAAGACTTTTACAGCTAACGCTGCGCTGTGCGAACAGCAGACGCTACCCTATATATGTTTTATTTTTCCCAGTGTCCCAATCAAATTAACGATAACCTGCGGCTTGAAGGGCAAACAAAGTGGCATATCTTCCACCCATTTGCAGCAATTCTTCGTGGGTACCGATTTCTAGGACTTTCCCCGATTCAATTACCATAATTTTGTCTGCCATCCTTACCGTTGAAAAGCGATGGGAAATCAGGAAAACCATTTGGTTTTTAGTCAAGCTGCGGAAATGGTTAAAGATTTCAAATTCAGCTTGAGGATCCATAGCAGAAGTTGGTTCATCTAAAACCAGGATATCTGCACTGGTTCGCATAAAGGCACGGGCAAGGGCAATTTTCTGCCATTGTCCTCCTGATAGTTCTTGTCCAGCTTTAAACCATTTTCCTAATTGAGTGCTGAAACCTTCGGGAAATTTTTCGATAAAAGGTAATGCCATACCTTTATCTGCTGCTATTTCTCTCAGTTCCCAGTCTTCCATCCTTTCCACATCACCAACACCAATATTCTCCCCCACTGTGAATTGGTAACGAACAAAATCTTGGAAAATGACACCGATACGTTTTCGCAATGCTTCCACATTCCAAGCTTGTAAATCTAAACCATCTAGGAGGATTCTGCCGGATGTGGGTGTATAGAGTCGAGTTAAGAGTTTGATGAGGGTAGTTTTCCCAGAACCATTTTCACCAACTATGGCGATTTTTTCGCCTGGTTTGAGATGGAAGGAGACATGTTGAAGAGACGGTTGGAAGCTATTAGGGTAGCTAAAGGACACATTTTCAAAGCGGATGCCATCGCCAATTTTAGTTCCTTGGGTTGCATTTCCTTGGGCTTGGGGAATTGCCACTTCGAGAAATTCGTAGAGGTTGGAAAGGTAAAGATTATCCTCGTACATGCCACCAATTGATGAAAGGGCAGAGGAAAATGTAGTTTGTCCTTGGCGAAAAACGGTAAGATACATGGTCATATCGCCGAGAGATATTTTACCAGCAATGGTTTGGATGACAATCCAAGCATAGGCAATGTAAAAAGTAGCGGTGCTAAGTAATCCTAATAGGTACCCCCATACTCCCCGTCGCCAAGTTAAGTCCCGGTCTTCGTGATACAGTTGCTGAAAAACATTGCGATAGCGTCCTAAGAGCATTTTCCCCAGTTGGTAAAGTTTTACCTCTTTGGCGAAATCTTCCCGCGCTAGGAGAATCTCTAAATAGTGCTGTTGGCGGGTTTCTGGGGCGCGCCAACTAAATAGACGGAAGGCTTTATTCGCAAATTTGGTTTCGGCGAAAAAGGCGGGCATGGCGGCGAAAATGAGAACCACCACAGCCCAAAGGGAAAGCTTGGTTAGGAGTATGCCGTAGGTAACTAGAGAAATG includes:
- a CDS encoding ABC transporter ATP-binding protein, which encodes MGIRKKFYGLRQSLAVFRYSRRAINLVWTTSRTLTVMLAVFTLVAGLLPAGIAYIGKLIVDAVLLSAQQVADVNTPNPLIYVGLEASAIALLTASQRGLSICQSLLRVLLGQRVNEMILEKALTLELTQFEDSEFYDKMSNARREASSRPLSLVTRTFSLVQSAISLVTYGILLTKLSLWAVVVLIFAAMPAFFAETKFANKAFRLFSWRAPETRQQHYLEILLAREDFAKEVKLYQLGKMLLGRYRNVFQQLYHEDRDLTWRRGVWGYLLGLLSTATFYIAYAWIVIQTIAGKISLGDMTMYLTVFRQGQTTFSSALSSIGGMYEDNLYLSNLYEFLEVAIPQAQGNATQGTKIGDGIRFENVSFSYPNSFQPSLQHVSFHLKPGEKIAIVGENGSGKTTLIKLLTRLYTPTSGRILLDGLDLQAWNVEALRKRIGVIFQDFVRYQFTVGENIGVGDVERMEDWELREIAADKGMALPFIEKFPEGFSTQLGKWFKAGQELSGGQWQKIALARAFMRTSADILVLDEPTSAMDPQAEFEIFNHFRSLTKNQMVFLISHRFSTVRMADKIMVIESGKVLEIGTHEELLQMGGRYATLFALQAAGYR
- a CDS encoding pentapeptide repeat-containing protein, with the protein product MKSLFLTALTIASTITLSLPISAQADMKSDVQHLLETRECYACNLRGANLKGAHLIGADLRNANLKGANLAGANLEGADLTGADLEEANLSYAFVNSTSLNYANLTNANLSNAHLYSAELDGAVMVGADLAGADIFNTNVGIGGGY